The following are encoded together in the Kwoniella newhampshirensis strain CBS 13917 chromosome 7, whole genome shotgun sequence genome:
- a CDS encoding methylmalonate-semialdehyde dehydrogenase (acylating) produces MIRSIPSIRPLSLLRTQTRSFASPALASSTSNKEKGALSPLALKAAEEVSSKWRGTSANGGRTMNYIGGEFSESKADKWLEVRDPSTQTLLTTVPETTADEFSAAVEAASQAYKTWSKTSIMRRQRVMFELQHLIRQHSPDIAKSIVLEQGKTFADAQGDVGRGLQVVETATAITSTLLGDKLEVSQDMDTFSRRLPLGVTAAITPFNFPAMIVLWSAALATVTGNTLIVKPSERDPGATMIIAELCERAGLPPGVINVVHGSAATVNRICDDPAIKAISFVGGDKAGEHIYNRATPLGKRVQANLGAKNHAVIMPDANKNLTLNAVAGAAFGAAGQRCMALSVAIFVGTAREWIPELCERAKELKISGGFEEGTDLGPVISPEAKNRIESYIASVEEEGGKILLDGRGCSVAEYPHGNFVGPTVVEAVTTMKAYKDEIFGPVLTIVSADTLDDAIAIVNANRYGNGASVFTNSGSTARKFELEAEPGQIGVNVAVPVPLPMFNWSGNKGSFKGDIPFYGKSGLEFYTMRKTTTSLWPAADAVGNRASVHMPQIH; encoded by the exons ATGATCAGATCTATCCCTTCCATCCGACCCTTATCTCTACTTCGGACCCAAACACGTTCCTTCGCATCTCCCGCTCTagcatcttccacttcaaacaaggagaagggcgCACTCTCCCCCCTGGCCTTGAAAGCTGCGGAGGAGGTATCGTCCAAATGGAGAGGGACGAGCGCCAATGGGGGTAGGACGATGAACTATATCGGGGGGGAATTCAGTGAGAGTAAAGCAGATAAATGGTTGGAGGTCAGGGATCCG TCCACGCAAACTCTCCTTACTACTGTTCCCGAGACTACGGCCGATGAGTTCTCAGCAGCCGTCGAGGCGGCGAGTCAAGCGTACAAGACTTGGTCCAAGACAAGCATCATGCGACGACAGAGGGTCATGTTTGA ACTCCAACACCTCATTCGTCAACACTCCCCCGACATCGCCAAGtccatcgtcctcgaaCAAGGCAAGACGTTCGCTGACGCTCAGGGTGACGTTGGACGAGGTCTTCAGGTCGTCGAAACGGCCACCGCGATCACATCCACTCTTCTGGGTGACAAGTTGGAAGTCTCTCAGGACATGGACACTTTTTCGCGAAGGTTGCCCCTTGGTGTCACAGCTGCTATTACCCCCTTCAACTTCCCTGCTATGATCGTGCTTTGGTCGGCGGCACTTGCTACAGTCACTG GTAATaccctcatcgtcaagCCTTCTGAACGAGACCCTGGAGCAACAATGATCATCGCAGAATTGTGCGAACGAGCTGGCCTTCCTCCAGGAGTCATCAACGT GGTCCATGGTTCAGCGGCTACGGTGAACAGGATATGTGATGATCCTGCCATCAAAGCCATCTCATTTGTCGGCGGTGACAAGGCTGGAGAGCATATCTACAACAG AGCGACACCCCTTGGCAAGCGAGTCCAAGCCAACTTAGGAGCCAAGAACCATGCTGTGATCATGCCAGATG CCAACAAAAACCTCACCCTCAACGCCGTTGCCGGAGCTGCTTTTGGCGCCGCGGGTCAGCGATGCATGGCTCTCTCCGTTG CTATCTTTGTTGGGACCGCTCGAGAATGGATTCCAGAATTGTGCGAACGAGCAAAGGAGCTCAAGATCTCTGGAGGATTTGAGGAAGGCACTGATCT TGGTCCTGTCATCTCGCCCGAGGCCAAGAACCGGATAGAAAGCTACATCGCTtcggtcgaagaggaaggtggcAAGATCTTGCTTGATGGACGAGGCTGCAGTGTTGCCGAATATCCTCATGGGAACTTCGTGGGCCCCACGGTGGTTGAGGCTGTGACCACCATGAAGGCGTACAA GGACGAAATTTTCGGTCCGGTCTTGACGATCGTCTCAGCCGACACGCTGGACGATGCGATCGCGATTGTGAATGCCAACAGATA TGGTAACGGAGCGTCTGTCTTCACGAATTCTGGCTCCACGGCGAGGAAATTTGAGCTTGAAGCTGAACCTGGACAAATTGGTGTCAATGTTGCTGTACCA GTCCCCCTTCCAATGTTCAATTGGTCCGGGAACAAGGGCTCGTTCAAGGGTGATATCCCCTTTTACGGCAAGTCAGGTCTCGAATTCTATACAATGAGAAAGACGACAACTTCTCTCTGGCCTGCTGCCGATGCTGTTGGTAACAGG GCAAGCGTCCACATGCCTCAGATACACTAG
- a CDS encoding mitochondrial 54S ribosomal protein mL43, with translation MPRIIPSSSSLPKTFPVPGYRHFLTPLRKLIFDYDAESPSQHGIRAFIRKPLLNMARENPDVEILVRRMKRGKAAVVRGHYVNGRDKVICVNRLELDQVSNKVNILLNSSGAKIKPLKNSTLEAAPGSESARGIWSALHAQQKEGSGYRI, from the exons aatcatcccttcctcctcttccctaCCGAAAACGTTTCCCGTACCAGGCTATCGACATTTCCTCACCCCGCTCCGAAAGTTGATCTTTGATTATGATGCGGAATCGCCCTCACAACATGGTATACG AGCATTCATCCGAAAACCATTATTGAACATGGCTCGCGAGAACCCCGACGTCGAGATCCTGGTGAGAAGAATGAAGAGGGGAAAAGCGGCTGTGGTCAGAGGACATTATG TCAATGGTAGGGATAAGGTGATTTGTGTGAATAGATTGGAGCTGGATCAAGTTTCCAATAAG GTGAACATCCTGTTGAACTCATCCGGAGCCAAGATCAAGCCTTTGAAGAATTCAACGTTGGAAGCGGCGCCCGGATCCGAATCTGCAAGAGGGATCTGGAGTGCTTTACATGCTCAACaaaaggaaggaagcggGTACAGAATATGA